DNA sequence from the Leptospira limi genome:
ATTATTACGGAATCCAAATCACCCAGATTGTGGATCCGATGGAACGTTTGGGTGGTCCTGCCTTTTTATAAACCCGTAGATTTCATTTTAAGTTGGAAAGGATGTTTCATCATTGGAAACAAATAAGTTCGAATACGAAATCGAAAGGATCACCAATCCTTCAGAATCTTTACAAGAAGACCTTTGGAAACGTTTACATGATTACAGCATCTCTAAGTTAGGGGATGAGTCTCTCGCTTCAAAAGAATTTTTTGCCATTTTAGTCAAAGAAGGGGACACACTCATCGCAGCCTCTCTTTGTTATCTCTTCTTCAAAGGATTAAATTTACAATTACTTTGGGTTGCTGAAGAAAAACGGGGACAGGATTTAGGAACTAAACTCCTGCAAGAGATTGAAACAGAGGCAAAACGAATGGGAGCAAATTTGGTATTTGGGTATTCCTTTGGATTCCAAGCTCCCAAATTTTATACCAAATTTGGGTATGAAGAAGTAGGCTTGATTCCCAATTATCCAGAAGGTCAGAATTGTTATTTCCTTTGTAAAAAATTGACAAAGGATTCTCCTTGACGGCAATTCTCAATCCGAACAGTTTGTAATTCTATGTTAACTCTAGCCATTGTGTAGACCGCCAAAACGGTGATCTTGTTTTGGATACCCCGCCTAAATTACATTAGGAGGCGGCTATCTTCGCGCAGGCGGTTTATTCCCTCTCATCCACTGTTTTGGTGTCCCTTTTTGTTTTGCCGCAAAAACTGGGTATGTCACGTAATATTGACCAAACGAATTTCCAAAAAATTTCTAAGAAAAAACGTTTTGAAGACGAAGACGAGGAAACCTCATTTTCTCATGTCAAAAAAAAATCTCACCGGTTTCGTTCGGATACGGAAGAATTCAGATGTGTGGAATGCAAACAAATGGTATTCCCTCCAGGCTTTGGAACC
Encoded proteins:
- a CDS encoding GNAT family N-acetyltransferase, with the protein product METNKFEYEIERITNPSESLQEDLWKRLHDYSISKLGDESLASKEFFAILVKEGDTLIAASLCYLFFKGLNLQLLWVAEEKRGQDLGTKLLQEIETEAKRMGANLVFGYSFGFQAPKFYTKFGYEEVGLIPNYPEGQNCYFLCKKLTKDSP